Proteins encoded in a region of the Chitinivibrionales bacterium genome:
- a CDS encoding sterol desaturase family protein → MNDIFSSLSTITFTILGISAIGFFALQEKIPLRPKTRPFRHRLAVNAVLVGLTLTTSALLVTPVSEWMMTKAAKEEFGILQYVKLPFGMQTIVAFLLMDATFYWWHRANHRIPFLWRFHNVHHIDPDLDITTSFRFHAGEIALSSGFRIIQIGLIGISALDFVLYELIFNMSTMFHHSNFRLPIGLERFLNVFIVTPRMHGIHHSNYQDETNSNYSVVFRWWDPLWRTLHLNIPQSAITIGVPAYHAPQDNHLRATITMPFTRQRYYWKGDNDIRLHREAGTLPDKNHLAA, encoded by the coding sequence ATGAATGATATCTTTTCCAGTCTCTCAACTATTACATTTACCATCCTTGGTATAAGTGCGATAGGTTTCTTTGCACTCCAGGAAAAAATCCCCCTTCGGCCAAAAACCAGACCCTTTCGCCACCGCCTGGCGGTCAACGCAGTGCTTGTCGGGTTGACACTAACTACCAGCGCACTTCTTGTCACACCGGTATCCGAATGGATGATGACAAAAGCGGCGAAAGAGGAATTCGGGATTCTTCAATATGTTAAACTTCCTTTCGGAATGCAAACCATTGTCGCGTTTCTTCTTATGGACGCCACGTTCTACTGGTGGCATCGGGCAAATCACCGGATACCTTTCCTCTGGCGTTTCCATAATGTCCATCATATCGACCCCGACCTTGATATTACCACATCCTTCCGTTTCCACGCCGGTGAAATAGCGCTCTCCTCGGGTTTCAGGATTATCCAGATCGGCCTTATCGGGATTTCCGCGCTGGATTTTGTCCTCTATGAACTTATATTCAATATGTCAACAATGTTTCATCACAGTAATTTCCGGTTGCCGATCGGACTGGAACGGTTTCTTAATGTATTTATTGTTACCCCCCGGATGCACGGAATTCACCACTCAAACTATCAGGATGAAACCAACAGCAATTATTCGGTCGTTTTCCGCTGGTGGGACCCATTATGGCGCACCCTTCACCTGAATATACCGCAATCGGCAATTACTATCGGCGTCCCCGCCTATCATGCACCGCAAGATAATCATCTCCGGGCAACGATTACCATGCCCTTCACTCGTCAACGATATTACTGGAAAGGCGACAACGATATCCGGCTTCACCGGGAAGCCGGCACGCTGCCGGATAAAAATCACCTGGCAGCCTGA
- a CDS encoding bifunctional alpha,alpha-trehalose-phosphate synthase (UDP-forming)/trehalose-phosphatase, producing the protein MARIIIVSNRLPVTIKKSPDGFTYSRSIGGLATAMQSVHQSEGSLWVGWCGMVNEELDTNDREKLTDILRHDYKCIPLFLSQRQIEVFYNSFSNKTVWPLFHYFPLLSEYDEEYWDGYWEVNEIFMHTLEPVIRDTDIIWIQDYHLMLLPGMIRKNFPAAKIGFFLHIPFPSFEIFRLLPWRKELLQGILGADLIGFHTYDYVRHFLSSVRRLLFLDVSLSSITTDHRDAKADAFPLGVDFDRYRRSGDDSDVQKNIGLFRKKLAQTRIILSVDRLDYTKGIPSRLHAYQLFLEQYPQYKEKITLILIAAPSRIQVHTYQEIKQQIEQLVSLINGKHGTVGWTPVQYFFRSFGYLELTALYHCADILLVTPLRDGMNLVAKEYMAARQDHRGIAVISETTGAASEFNEALVVNPNNTREIADALHRALSMPPEERRRRAGAVNHRLERYDVKRWAGEFLQKLDHVIDHRQRMWMNKIDDTDLQLLSQRYHDAQDRLFILDYNGTLVEFSDQPLPDEGLYKLLDELVRDTGNDVVIVSGSNRRSMDDWFGSLEVHLVAEQGAWIRRKGKAWAPLVTHQNNDWKDAVRPLLEIQTDRTPGSFITERYHALLWQYDRCTPELANVRIAELRESLLGVDEHLSVRVYEDTRTVELQESAISKARAVSRWLSRSSYDFILAAGNDLSDEDIFATLPGNAFSIRVGHGHTDANYVIQSPHETRHMLQEIIKQS; encoded by the coding sequence ATGGCACGGATCATCATAGTCTCAAACCGTCTGCCGGTCACGATCAAAAAAAGTCCTGATGGATTCACCTATTCCCGGAGTATCGGCGGACTGGCAACCGCAATGCAATCGGTACATCAGAGTGAAGGAAGTCTATGGGTTGGATGGTGCGGGATGGTTAATGAAGAGCTGGATACTAACGACCGGGAAAAACTTACCGATATTCTCAGACACGATTATAAATGCATCCCCCTGTTTCTTTCTCAGCGGCAGATTGAAGTATTCTATAATTCATTCAGTAATAAAACGGTATGGCCTCTGTTCCATTATTTCCCGCTGCTTTCCGAGTATGATGAAGAATACTGGGATGGATACTGGGAGGTGAATGAAATATTTATGCATACTCTCGAACCGGTAATTCGTGATACGGATATCATCTGGATCCAGGATTATCATCTTATGTTGCTTCCAGGAATGATTCGCAAAAATTTTCCTGCCGCAAAAATCGGTTTTTTTCTTCATATCCCCTTTCCCTCTTTTGAAATTTTCCGGCTCCTTCCCTGGCGTAAAGAATTGCTTCAGGGCATACTCGGTGCGGATCTCATCGGATTTCATACCTACGATTATGTCCGCCATTTCCTCAGCAGCGTGCGGCGCCTTCTCTTTCTCGATGTTTCACTGAGTTCGATCACCACCGATCACCGGGATGCCAAAGCAGATGCATTTCCTCTGGGTGTCGATTTCGACCGGTACCGCCGTTCCGGAGATGATTCGGATGTGCAAAAGAATATCGGACTGTTTCGCAAAAAACTTGCTCAAACACGGATCATATTATCCGTTGACCGGCTCGATTACACCAAGGGAATCCCCTCCCGTCTTCATGCATATCAGTTATTTCTGGAGCAATATCCGCAGTATAAAGAAAAGATCACCCTTATCCTTATTGCAGCGCCCTCACGTATTCAGGTGCATACCTATCAGGAGATAAAACAGCAGATCGAGCAGCTGGTCAGTTTGATAAACGGCAAACACGGGACAGTTGGCTGGACTCCTGTACAATACTTTTTTCGATCCTTTGGATACCTCGAACTCACCGCCCTTTATCATTGTGCCGACATTCTGCTGGTAACACCGTTGCGTGACGGCATGAATCTGGTTGCCAAGGAGTATATGGCGGCTCGTCAGGATCATAGAGGAATAGCCGTCATAAGCGAGACAACCGGAGCAGCGAGCGAATTTAACGAAGCCCTGGTTGTCAACCCGAACAATACGCGTGAGATCGCCGACGCCCTTCACAGAGCACTGAGCATGCCTCCCGAAGAACGCCGGCGTCGGGCCGGGGCAGTTAACCATCGGCTGGAACGCTACGATGTTAAACGGTGGGCCGGGGAATTCCTCCAGAAACTTGATCATGTCATCGATCACCGTCAAAGAATGTGGATGAATAAAATCGACGATACCGATTTACAGCTTCTTTCACAACGGTATCACGATGCACAGGATCGGCTGTTTATTCTCGATTATAACGGCACGCTGGTAGAATTCTCCGATCAGCCTCTTCCCGATGAGGGATTATATAAACTGCTCGATGAGCTTGTGCGTGATACCGGCAATGATGTGGTGATTGTCAGCGGCAGCAACAGGAGATCGATGGATGACTGGTTTGGTTCGCTCGAAGTCCATCTGGTGGCGGAACAGGGTGCATGGATACGCCGGAAAGGAAAAGCATGGGCGCCCCTTGTTACTCATCAGAACAATGACTGGAAAGATGCCGTACGGCCGCTTCTGGAAATTCAAACCGACCGCACCCCCGGCTCCTTTATAACCGAACGATACCATGCACTCCTCTGGCAGTATGATCGATGTACTCCGGAACTGGCCAATGTACGGATTGCCGAATTGCGCGAATCTCTTCTTGGTGTTGATGAACACTTGAGTGTCCGTGTTTATGAAGATACCAGAACGGTCGAGTTGCAGGAAAGCGCTATCAGTAAAGCCCGTGCAGTATCCCGCTGGCTTTCCCGAAGCTCCTATGATTTTATTTTAGCAGCGGGGAATGATTTATCGGATGAGGATATTTTTGCAACCCTTCCGGGGAACGCCTTTTCCATCCGGGTCGGCCACGGCCATACAGACGCGAATTATGTGATCCAATCACCTCACGAGACTCGTCATATGCTGCAGGAGATTATTAAACAATCATAA
- a CDS encoding DUF4112 domain-containing protein, which produces MSTKKPEPDFTIVDNVSRILDTKYTIPGTRFTFGLDPLIGLIPFAGDSVTFLISSALVIMMVRYGVSGNVVVRMIINVLLDTLIGSIPVLGNIFDFFFKANTRNARLLREHYEEGRHQGSGVKIILISSVVLSILFFLIVYAFTHLILLLISLI; this is translated from the coding sequence ATGAGCACCAAGAAGCCTGAACCGGATTTTACCATAGTTGACAATGTGTCGAGGATTCTGGATACCAAATATACCATACCGGGAACAAGGTTCACGTTCGGATTGGACCCTCTTATCGGCTTAATACCCTTTGCCGGTGATAGTGTTACCTTTTTGATATCCAGTGCTCTTGTGATAATGATGGTCCGGTATGGCGTGAGCGGCAATGTTGTCGTGAGGATGATTATCAATGTCCTTCTGGATACATTAATTGGAAGTATTCCGGTATTGGGTAATATTTTTGATTTCTTTTTCAAGGCAAACACGCGAAATGCCCGCCTTCTGAGGGAGCATTATGAAGAAGGAAGACATCAGGGAAGTGGAGTAAAAATTATTTTAATTTCTTCAGTGGTTCTGTCGATTTTATTTTTTTTAATAGTATACGCATTTACACACCTGATACTTTTACTGATTAGTCTTATCTAA
- a CDS encoding DinB family protein, producing the protein MRNNESIRQEIVALLDGGNAHMTFDDVVAEFPIRLINTKSPDIPYAPWHFLEHMRIAQWDILEFIRNPSHVSPSYPEGYRPKAKEQADKNMWHSSVNKFLTDLKDLIELAENPEIELFAPLPHAKTYTLFRELLLVADHNAYHIGEFALVRQVLNAWPPHMPYLTGTPEL; encoded by the coding sequence ATGAGAAATAATGAGAGTATCAGACAAGAGATTGTTGCACTGCTCGATGGCGGTAATGCTCACATGACATTCGATGACGTTGTGGCAGAGTTTCCAATCCGGCTGATTAACACAAAGTCGCCTGATATTCCCTATGCGCCCTGGCATTTTCTGGAACATATGCGAATTGCGCAATGGGATATTCTGGAATTTATTCGCAACCCGTCTCATGTTTCTCCTTCCTACCCCGAAGGGTACCGGCCGAAAGCAAAGGAGCAGGCCGATAAAAACATGTGGCATTCTTCGGTTAATAAATTTCTCACCGATCTTAAGGACCTCATTGAACTTGCCGAAAATCCGGAGATCGAACTTTTTGCACCCTTACCCCATGCAAAAACCTACACCCTGTTCCGGGAGCTGCTCCTGGTTGCCGACCATAATGCATACCATATCGGGGAATTTGCTTTGGTGCGGCAGGTATTGAATGCCTGGCCGCCCCATATGCCCTATCTCACCGGCACTCCTGAACTATAA
- a CDS encoding NYN domain-containing protein, with translation MKKVSLFVDVQNIYYTTKDYYRCNFDYNAFWAKATSGRNIVRAIAYAIHRGDEKQRQFQNILKGIGFDVKLKPYIQRMDGSAKGDWDVGITLDVMEYAKLSDVVVLASGDGDFDLLVQKIQKDFGVRVEVYGVPHLTSKSLINSASSFIPIADDLLLK, from the coding sequence ATGAAAAAAGTCAGCCTTTTTGTCGATGTCCAGAATATCTATTATACCACAAAAGATTACTACCGCTGCAATTTCGATTATAATGCATTCTGGGCGAAAGCGACTTCAGGAAGAAATATTGTAAGAGCGATTGCCTACGCCATTCACCGGGGAGATGAAAAACAGCGGCAGTTTCAGAATATCCTGAAGGGAATCGGCTTTGACGTTAAATTGAAACCCTATATTCAGCGTATGGACGGTTCGGCAAAGGGTGACTGGGATGTCGGCATTACGCTCGATGTGATGGAATATGCAAAGCTCTCCGACGTCGTTGTGCTGGCGTCCGGGGATGGCGATTTCGATTTGCTGGTGCAAAAAATCCAAAAAGATTTTGGAGTCCGGGTTGAAGTATATGGCGTTCCTCATCTCACATCAAAATCCCTGATTAATTCGGCGTCATCGTTCATTCCAATCGCGGATGATTTGCTGCTCAAATAG
- the lepB gene encoding signal peptidase I — translation MYHVYSRRTGSMEKKRYKTHREMKGLLRFSKETISAFGMALIFIVYVVQAFRIPSGSMEDSLLIGDQLLGLKFVYGAPVVPFTHLKFPGVKDPRPGEVVIFKTPGNNGRAYIKRCVAGPGQIIEIRDRTLMVNGKKMVLPPHGKHIMNGHQGFDGIEHFAPYRIPSSGDTIRCRKLSIRDALFFKHIVHQEHPRSEVSLRLILTDDGDVANDRKLLLGLKGLLTLDEVAEFTRLDTIDNWVVLQQVAQQVLLSLEIDRSGVDLFAEVLLEGEPVGTYVVKNDNYFMLGDNRDNSLDSRYWGVVNRSFVKAQALMIYFSMDPQVPLWNLARKIRWNRFGKLIRSWERVAG, via the coding sequence ATGTATCATGTATACAGTAGAAGGACGGGATCTATGGAGAAAAAGCGATATAAAACACACCGGGAGATGAAAGGATTGCTTCGATTTTCCAAAGAGACCATTTCCGCCTTTGGCATGGCGCTTATATTTATTGTATATGTCGTGCAGGCATTTCGTATTCCCTCGGGCTCCATGGAAGACAGCCTGCTTATCGGCGATCAGCTTCTGGGCCTGAAATTCGTTTATGGAGCGCCCGTGGTTCCTTTTACGCACTTGAAATTTCCCGGGGTGAAAGATCCCCGTCCGGGCGAAGTGGTCATTTTTAAAACTCCGGGCAACAACGGAAGAGCTTATATTAAGCGATGTGTGGCCGGGCCGGGGCAGATTATAGAAATCCGGGACCGTACGCTTATGGTCAATGGAAAAAAGATGGTGCTTCCTCCCCACGGAAAGCATATCATGAATGGACATCAGGGATTTGACGGCATAGAGCATTTTGCACCCTACCGGATTCCATCGAGCGGCGATACGATTCGATGCCGTAAATTGTCGATTCGAGATGCACTCTTTTTCAAGCATATCGTGCACCAGGAGCACCCTCGTTCGGAAGTGTCTTTACGACTGATTCTTACTGACGATGGAGATGTTGCCAACGATCGCAAGCTGCTGCTCGGTTTGAAAGGGCTTCTTACCCTTGATGAAGTCGCCGAATTTACGCGCCTGGATACGATAGACAATTGGGTCGTTCTTCAACAAGTAGCTCAACAGGTCCTTTTATCGCTGGAAATCGATCGGTCCGGAGTCGACCTCTTCGCGGAGGTGCTCCTGGAGGGTGAGCCGGTCGGTACGTATGTTGTTAAGAACGACAACTATTTCATGCTTGGCGACAACAGAGACAATTCTCTTGACTCCCGGTATTGGGGGGTGGTTAACAGGTCTTTTGTTAAGGCCCAGGCGCTTATGATCTATTTTTCGATGGACCCTCAGGTCCCTCTCTGGAACCTGGCGCGGAAAATACGCTGGAACCGGTTCGGCAAGCTCATTCGCAGCTGGGAAAGAGTCGCAGGGTGA